In one window of Gemmatimonadales bacterium DNA:
- a CDS encoding AI-2E family transporter, which produces MRSPRDLAEEQARLIAVSLILIATVAVGAGLAYMRPALVPFVLAVFVYYLVSPLADLLETKARFPRWASTVTTLLVVAGLIALMAVLVTTSVRGLLNSADLYQERLLRITRQVTELLDRRGLEVGQDALLESIQAFPISQVVPAAAGTALTVVSNGFLVMIFVIFLLLGRQPGRFRSQVFREIDAGIRRFLGIKLAISAATGVLVGAILALLGLELALVFGVLTFLLNFIPSVGSIVAVLLPLPVALVQFESYWPVVGVFVLPAIVQLVIGSGIDPKLTGRGLDLSPVTVLIALVFWGLIWGVVGMLLAAPMTGILRIVLAQFATTRPMGEILAGRFPQGTTGTWPVPGQATAAEKEPA; this is translated from the coding sequence ATGCGCAGCCCGAGAGACCTCGCCGAGGAACAGGCTCGGCTGATTGCCGTTTCGTTGATCCTGATCGCCACGGTGGCGGTCGGGGCGGGGCTTGCCTATATGCGACCGGCCCTGGTGCCGTTCGTGCTCGCGGTCTTCGTCTACTACCTCGTCTCCCCTCTGGCCGACCTCCTCGAGACCAAGGCGCGGTTTCCCCGCTGGGCCTCGACCGTTACCACGCTCCTGGTGGTGGCGGGGCTGATTGCCCTCATGGCGGTCCTCGTGACGACCTCGGTGCGCGGCCTCCTCAATTCGGCCGATCTGTACCAGGAGCGGCTGCTACGCATCACCCGGCAGGTCACCGAGCTTCTCGACCGTCGGGGGCTCGAAGTCGGCCAGGACGCTTTGCTCGAATCCATTCAGGCGTTTCCGATTTCCCAGGTCGTGCCGGCCGCTGCGGGAACTGCGCTGACGGTGGTGAGCAACGGCTTTCTCGTGATGATCTTCGTGATCTTCCTGCTGCTGGGCCGGCAGCCGGGACGGTTCCGGTCGCAGGTGTTTCGGGAAATCGACGCCGGAATTCGCCGGTTTCTGGGCATCAAGCTCGCGATCTCCGCGGCGACCGGTGTACTCGTCGGCGCGATCCTGGCGCTGCTGGGCCTCGAGCTCGCCCTGGTATTCGGGGTGCTCACCTTCCTGCTCAATTTCATTCCCTCGGTGGGGTCGATCGTGGCGGTGCTGTTGCCGCTTCCGGTCGCGCTGGTGCAGTTCGAGAGCTATTGGCCGGTGGTCGGTGTCTTCGTGCTGCCGGCCATCGTGCAGCTCGTAATCGGCAGCGGGATCGATCCCAAGCTGACCGGTCGCGGCCTCGATTTGAGCCCGGTGACGGTGCTGATTGCTCTGGTGTTCTGGGGTCTGATCTGGGGTGTGGTCGGGATGCTGCTCGCTGCGCCGATGACGGGCATTCTTCGGATCGTGCTGGCCCAGTTTGCCACGACTCGTCCGATGGGCGAGATCCTGGCTGGGCGGTTTCCTCAGGGCACCACGGGTACCTGGCCGGTGCCTGGGCAGGCAACGGCAGCCGAGAAAGAGCCCGCCTAA
- a CDS encoding Ig-like domain-containing protein, with protein sequence MRRPLVFLTAALIGCGGDPLPQEPPAAVDPASLRINLAGPDHLLMGRTVALEVTAARQSGLAVDVAGRVAFRSTRPEALTVDGAGLVTVADSGSGFIVASVEIEGRTLADSVRIVGIDPGFTISLSLSGGSNHYTVPQSGPLTVATLDRNGNPIAAPVPVSLRSTDTTAFRVDAGGTVSAVGPGEAYIIASATTTYGELADSVRMVAVCTAELQLKLATPPALPFRVGMTFPMDATIRTCGGAIGFRPTEWRSLDPAVVSIDIAGALVRAVAPGTTTIVVTAELAAGELEVAMPLTVAP encoded by the coding sequence ATGCGCCGACCCCTTGTCTTCCTTACCGCCGCACTGATCGGCTGCGGAGGCGACCCGCTTCCGCAGGAGCCGCCAGCCGCAGTCGATCCAGCCTCACTGCGGATCAACCTCGCCGGGCCTGATCACCTGCTGATGGGCCGCACGGTCGCGCTCGAGGTGACCGCGGCGCGCCAGAGTGGCCTGGCGGTAGACGTCGCCGGCCGAGTCGCCTTTCGCTCGACCCGACCCGAGGCGCTGACCGTCGACGGGGCGGGCCTGGTTACCGTCGCGGACTCGGGCAGCGGCTTCATCGTTGCCAGCGTCGAGATCGAGGGACGGACCTTGGCCGACTCGGTGCGCATCGTCGGGATCGACCCAGGCTTTACGATCAGCCTGTCCTTATCAGGGGGCTCCAACCACTACACCGTACCGCAATCAGGGCCGCTGACGGTTGCTACGCTCGACCGCAACGGCAACCCGATCGCCGCCCCAGTGCCTGTGTCGCTCCGATCGACCGACACCACGGCCTTTCGGGTCGACGCCGGGGGCACCGTCTCGGCCGTTGGCCCGGGCGAGGCGTACATCATCGCCTCGGCGACCACGACGTACGGGGAGCTGGCCGACTCGGTGCGCATGGTCGCCGTCTGCACCGCTGAACTCCAGTTGAAGCTGGCGACACCACCGGCGCTGCCGTTTCGAGTCGGCATGACGTTTCCGATGGATGCCACGATCCGCACCTGCGGTGGTGCCATCGGGTTCCGGCCCACGGAATGGCGCTCGCTCGATCCTGCCGTCGTCTCGATCGATATTGCCGGTGCGCTGGTTCGGGCCGTGGCCCCGGGTACGACCACGATCGTAGTCACCGCCGAGCTCGCTGCGGGAGAGCTCGAGGTCGCGATGCCGCTCACAGTCGCACCCTGA
- a CDS encoding serine hydrolase — MKACITGSVVLVLLGANGVNAQQATRLQVGKPVPATLAANDTVRYELDLPARHFVAGRIDQDGVDATVTVRGPTGNQVFRGARVGRGGPEAFAFATDSVAGRYIIAIAPATAGTSGAVRVQLTRSEAAATTPAGKVDQAAAQLYKDTPGAVVGVIQSGKLTFVKGYGAADLTNSLPFTAETPTNIGSTSKQFTGFALAVLASQGKLSMDDDVRKHIPELKDFGTTITLRHLLTHTTGYREFINLLLIEGRQVMEGDYIAPDEVIKVLNRQPTLQNAPGAEFNYNNSAFSLATIVVERVTGRPFAEWMRDEVFLPLGMTKTWVRASPGQIIPNRTVGYQAGSYGFREVRDLHGSAGAGGIYTTPGDMAKWMHNFKTGALGGPAVIKEMTTSFVLNSGAATNYGYGIFIDSTRGVKRWQHGGNDIAHSSTFVYFPDLDAGYVVFSNYQGVPGGLAGVVADAYFGQHMTAAPRPTATAGSSVTVPPATLRRYAGKYQMTTLGDMQLTVEQQGGQLRLQVPGQPPLPLRPTSTTSFEVVGAPASITFNTAADGAVEGITFHQSGEHPGKRVEEQKVDLASFAGRYFSEELETYYDLSVEKDQLVIRHRRFGPAALTHTSGDNFSGTMPVSSVAFRRDAQGNVTGFEAGNGRARGILFERVLR, encoded by the coding sequence ATGAAAGCCTGCATCACTGGTAGTGTCGTGCTCGTTCTCCTGGGCGCGAACGGAGTTAACGCTCAGCAAGCCACGCGGCTTCAGGTCGGCAAGCCCGTGCCTGCGACGCTCGCGGCCAACGATACCGTCCGATACGAGCTCGACCTGCCGGCACGGCACTTCGTTGCCGGTCGAATCGATCAGGACGGGGTGGACGCCACGGTGACGGTCAGGGGCCCGACGGGCAACCAGGTGTTTCGAGGAGCCCGGGTTGGACGCGGCGGCCCTGAGGCGTTTGCCTTCGCGACGGACAGTGTCGCGGGCCGGTATATCATCGCGATTGCGCCCGCGACGGCCGGCACCAGCGGCGCCGTGCGGGTCCAGCTGACTCGTTCCGAGGCAGCGGCAACGACGCCGGCAGGCAAGGTCGACCAGGCCGCCGCGCAATTGTACAAGGACACCCCGGGCGCTGTGGTCGGCGTGATTCAGAGCGGCAAGCTGACGTTCGTCAAGGGATATGGCGCTGCGGACCTGACCAACAGCCTGCCGTTCACGGCCGAGACGCCGACCAACATCGGCTCCACCTCGAAGCAGTTCACGGGCTTTGCGCTTGCCGTGCTGGCGTCACAAGGCAAGCTCTCCATGGACGACGACGTTCGGAAGCACATTCCCGAGCTCAAGGATTTCGGCACGACGATCACCCTGCGACACTTGCTGACCCACACCACCGGGTACCGCGAGTTCATCAATCTGCTGCTCATCGAAGGGCGTCAGGTGATGGAGGGTGACTACATCGCGCCGGATGAAGTCATCAAGGTGCTCAACCGGCAGCCGACGCTGCAGAACGCTCCCGGCGCGGAGTTCAACTACAACAACTCCGCCTTCAGCCTGGCCACGATCGTGGTGGAGCGCGTCACCGGCCGCCCCTTCGCCGAGTGGATGCGTGACGAGGTATTCCTGCCGCTGGGCATGACGAAGACCTGGGTTCGCGCGAGTCCGGGCCAGATCATTCCGAACCGAACGGTGGGCTACCAGGCAGGCTCCTACGGCTTCCGCGAGGTGCGCGATCTCCATGGCTCCGCGGGCGCGGGCGGCATCTATACGACGCCGGGAGACATGGCGAAGTGGATGCACAACTTCAAGACCGGCGCCCTGGGCGGGCCGGCCGTCATCAAGGAGATGACGACGTCGTTCGTGCTCAACAGCGGCGCGGCCACGAACTACGGCTACGGCATCTTCATCGACTCGACCCGCGGTGTGAAACGCTGGCAGCACGGCGGCAACGACATCGCCCACAGCTCGACGTTCGTGTACTTCCCTGACCTCGACGCCGGGTATGTCGTGTTCAGCAACTATCAGGGCGTGCCGGGCGGCCTGGCCGGCGTCGTGGCGGATGCATACTTCGGTCAGCACATGACGGCGGCACCTCGCCCGACCGCGACTGCAGGCTCAAGCGTCACGGTTCCACCCGCGACCTTGCGGCGCTACGCGGGCAAGTATCAGATGACCACGCTCGGCGATATGCAGCTGACCGTCGAGCAGCAGGGCGGTCAGCTCCGCCTCCAGGTTCCCGGTCAGCCGCCGCTGCCGCTCCGGCCCACCTCGACGACCTCGTTCGAAGTGGTTGGCGCGCCGGCCTCGATCACCTTCAACACCGCCGCGGACGGAGCGGTCGAGGGCATCACCTTCCACCAGAGTGGCGAACACCCGGGCAAGCGCGTCGAAGAGCAGAAGGTGGACCTTGCCAGCTTCGCAGGTCGCTACTTCAGCGAAGAGCTGGAAACCTACTACGACCTGAGCGTGGAGAAGGACCAGCTCGTCATTCGGCATCGCCGCTTCGGGCCAGCTGCGCTGACGCACACCAGCGGCGACAATTTCTCCGGGACGATGCCGGTGAGCAGTGTGGCCTTCCGCCGCGATGCGCAAGGCAACGTGACCGGCTTCGAGGCCGGCAACGGGCGGGCGCGCGGCATCCTGTTCGAACGAGTCCTGCGCTAG